In the Pristis pectinata isolate sPriPec2 chromosome 34, sPriPec2.1.pri, whole genome shotgun sequence genome, CGGAAACGTGGCCTGCAAGGCGCTGCCGTCGCCGCGGAGCTCCTGGCCGCAGGGAATCCACCAGCCGCGATGCGCTGCCGAGTTGCCTCGGTCCCCCAGACCCGGGCCCGATGCACCGTCCTCGCCGCGGAGCGCCCGGCCGCGATGCGCCGCTCTCGCCGAGGTGCCTCAGGCCGCGAGGCTCTGCCTTCGCTGCGTCGACACCGCCCACACCGGCAGCgaagtgcccccccccccacccccctcaccgaGGTGACCCGGGTCCCGAGGCGCCGTCGCCGCTGTGTGGCCCCCGACCACGCCAGGCCACGAGGCGCCGCTGTCGGCCAGCTTGGGGCCGTGAACAGCGGTCTGTCCAAACCAAGACCCCGCGTGTGTGGCATCGGCCGAGGAGCGCCTCCCTCGCCGCGGATCACTCGACAGCGAGGTGCTGCCGTTGCCGCGAAGCCCCCGGCCACGAATCACCGGCCTCGCCTCGAAGGTGTGGCCTGCGAGGAGTCGCATTCGCCGGTCCGTCCGTGGACCGCCAGGCGCCCCACCAGCCCTGCTCCCAGACTGATGTATTCCACAGAATCTGGTTTAGATGAAGCACATTTGATGCAAACTGTGACAATATTACTTTAGGGTTCGGGTCCAACACTGACTATATTCGAAGGACGAGTTTGTAATTTCAATATAATGAATCCCAGGGAGTACTCGATCTCCCTGAAACAGAAGGgcggagggagagaggggcgcCGCCCCCGGTCACCAGCACCGCCGCCAGCGCGGAGCCTCGGTCAGCGGGGCGCCGTACTCGCCTTGGATCCTCGGGCTGCGAACCGCCGCCCTCCGCGCGGAGGACCGGGCCGTGAGGCGCCGCGGAACCTCGAACCACCAGGCACCGCCCTCGCCGCTTAGCACCGGCCACAGGGCACTGCTCACGCCGAGATGCCTGGTGCCCCGAGTCACTGCGGAGCCCCTGCCTCGTGTCACTGCCCTCGCCGAGGTGCCCGGCGCCCCGCGTCTCCCCCTTCCCTAACCCTTCTGTGGCGACGGTCCCGCCCCTCCAGATCCGCGGCCCATCGGTCGCGATGCACAGCCTCGCCCATGTGCCTCGGGCCTGCAGCCGCCGTCACCTCGGTGCCCACGGTGCCGCACTCGCCTCGGATCCTCGGGCTGTCCTCCGCCCCCTCCGCCCGGGGTATCAGGTCCCGACGCACCTCCCTTGCCGCTGACTACCCGACCGCTTGCCACCGAGCCTCAGGCCACGAGGCTCCCCCACTGGTGTTGGCTCCCAGTTGGGGTTATTTTGAGTGAAGCGGATTTAGGATGAAGTGTTAAGCTTATATTTGGTATTTATTTCTGCATGCTGTTAATATAATACAAAAACTATATCTCACTCCGACAGGTCTCCCTGAAACAATAGCTGAGAGGGGAAGAAGTGCTTTACTTTGCATTTCTCCCCGAGCCTTGGGCCACGAGGCGCCGCCCTCACCGCTGATCCCCCGGCCGCGATACCCCGTCCACCCCCAGGTGCCCTACTCGCTGCCCGAACCCCGCCTTCGCCGGGCGCCGCCGCTCTCCTCGTGGCTGAGCCCCGGCTGTGAGGCGTCGCCCGCCAGGTAacccccatccctctccaccgAGCCCCTCTCCTGCCTGGTGCCGGACGTGTGGCACCGCCCCGGCCGCGGACCCTCTGCGGCAAATCGACGCTCTCGCTGCCGTGTCGTGCACCGAGACCCCGCCCATGAtgcggagcacccgggggagaggTGCCCAGATGCTCCGATGCTTCGGGCAGAGATGCGTCGCCCTCGCTGCGGACCCTCGGGCCGTGAGGCGCCGCTCTCGCCGCAGATCCGCCGGTCACTGTGCCTCGGCCGTGAGGCACCCCCTGATGCCGCTCAGAGCCCCCGGCCGCGACATGCTGCCCCCGCCGAGGTGTCTCGGTTTCCGAGGCCGCCTTGGACACCGAGCCGCAGATCTCAAGGCACCGCCTTCACTGCAGATCCCCCCGGCCACAAAGCGTCGCCCCGCCGAGGTGCCTCGCTCCCCGAGGCGCCGGTTTCGTCACCACCGACCCTCGACCGGCGAGGCGCCGAGGACGCTGCGGATCTCAGGGCCTCATGGAGATGCTTCGGTCCCCGTGGCCCGGCCCTTGCCACGGTGCATGGAGCCGCAAGGCGCCGGGGACCCTGGGCTGCCAGGCGCTGCCCTGGAAGCGCAGAGCCCGACTGTGAGGCGTTGACCGCGAGGGGCCCCACCAGCACGGCTCCCAGGCTGATGCACCGCACACGTTATTTTAAATTAAGCGAAGTTTATGCAAACTATGATATTTATTTTTGgttctttatttttttcatgaTGAGTTTATAATTTCAATATAATGAAAACCACTGGATCCTCCATGAAATGGAAAAGCTGAAGgggagtttttttaaattcagcacTTTGCAGTTCTTCCCTGAGTCCTCGCCACGGATGCACGGGTCGAGCGGCGCCGTCCTCGCTGGGAACTTTCTAAAGTACCTTACAGAAGCTATTTTGAATGAAACGAATTTTATGCAAACTGTTAAATGCTTATTTTTCGCTTATTTTTGCGTGTTTTTGTAATTTCAATATAATAAATACATAGACCACTCGAGGTGTTTTTTAATCCTGGACTCTGGAGTTTTCTGAGTCTTCGCCACAGACTCTCTGGCCGTGAGGTGCCGTCCTCGCCACGGATCTGCTGGCAGCTGGGCATCGGCCACagtgcccccccccccgggtcGCCGCTGATTTCTCCCCACCCCGCCCACGTGGCGCCGCCCCCGTTTACGGGGCACTCGCCATGAGGTGCCGCTCTTCCTGCGGATCCCACGGCTGTGATACCGCCACCTTGCTGCTCCCGTCTCCGCTCCACTTAAAGCCTAACCTCGATCTTCCCGATTGTGTTTCTGGAATTGGGTCCAGACCCCACGCCGCTCCCCCAACGTCTCTGTGAACAATACGCTGCTCACCCTGTCTTCTGCAGCTCCGACCACCTCTGTCTCCCGAGTCATACTTAACTCTCTGAGACTGATTATGGTCAGAGATGCAACGTTAGGCCCCTCTGCCCAGTCTCTGGGTgtgctcctcaccttctccaaccCCCTCATGACCCCACCCTGTTATTCCTCCCCATGACATTTATCCGGCATCTTCTCCCCTTACCATTCCGGCACCAAGACCGTTCACATTCTCGTCTTGACACTTCTCAAATGCCGTCAGtgcttctgcttccaccacattcccaggcagtgtattcccggcactcaccactctctgagtgaaaaagcccccccccccccagatcctctctaaatctcttgtcCCGTACCCTAAATATATACTCTCCACTTGGCGTGAAGCTTGGACAGTTTGTCCAGTATGGGATTGGACAGGGAGATCTTGTAATGAAGACGGAAGCGGCCTCGCCGTGGCGGGCAAGAGGAGCAGGAATCTTAAATGAAATCAGCAGGGATCAATATCGGAACAGGAAGCTAATTCCAGATCTCTCACACTGGTCCCTGTCTAAATCCGCTTCTGCTTCGGCCAATCTTCCACCTTTCGGCACAGTTTGGTCAGTCTCACGTTTTGGAACTATGGTGTTATTAATTCTGAAAAGATGAATGAAACACTTTGAATGAGAGAAATCCAACATCAGGGAGACCCGGCAACACCGTGGGGGCGTGGCGGGAGAGGCGGGCGGTGTCGCCGAACATTAACCCGCAGGGAAGGGAAGCAACCGGATCCAACGGAATGTTGGTGTTTATCGAAAAGAGACGACCGGTATAACGAGAGGCTTCCCGCAGCTAAAGGGCGCTGGGAAGAACACACGTGAAACACTGCGTGTAGTTTTGGTGTCTCAGTGTAAGGAGGGGGACACGAGCATTGGAGAAAGCTCGGAGAAGGGATAGGAGATTGCATTGTGAGAAGAGACTGAGGATGATGAAACAATAAAGACtgaaagaatgagaggttatTTCACACAGAGCCCACAGAGTGTGTTGAAAGGGATGGACAGGGTGGGGGCTGAGAGGCTGTTCTCTCAGGTTGGGGAGTCAGGAACCGGGGCACAGTGTCAGGGGAGGGAGGTCTCCATTCAGGACTGAAAGGATGAGAAATATCTTtcttcagagggttgtgggttttggaattctctcccggAGCGGGGGAAGGATGGAGGCTGTTGCGAATATTCAAGGCCAGGATTGAGAGACGCTGAGGAATCGGGGATGTGTCGACCAGGGGGGGAAATAGTCAGAATCAGCCCGGTTCTGGCGGAACAAGCCCGCGGGGTGAACGGTTCCTCATCCTTCTGTCCTCAATGCCAACAGGACAGGCCCGAGGCAGCGCAATACAATGATCACAACAAGCGCCTCGATCCAATCAGCCTTCACTGAGTCCGGATAAAGTGACGGCATATTGCAGGGAGGTGCATGTTTCAAACTTCCACTGTGTGCTGGAAGTGTTActtagaaaatattcacaaggacgCTTAAGGTGAACAGCCACTCGGAGCTGACCTCCGCAGGCTGGAAACCATGTTTCAACTGACTTGGAAGAAATGCGTGTTCAGCAAATGGGGAAGGCAGGCGGTGAAGTGAAACCAGCTCGCAATCGCTTCCGCAGTATTCACGGAGAGTTCCGAACATTTCCTCTAAAGTATCTTCTTTCTACAAAGTCGAGTAACCTTCAAAGTAGTCAATTCCCCGAAACATTGGCTTGCTGGTAAACTGTAGATAAACTCTCCATTCCAATGCCACCTAGcacaccacccccactcccaatCTCACGATCACGAACCCAATACGAATGCGCCCAGCCGTTTGCCGGAACTCTTGTGGCAGTAGAAATAATGGGGTGATATGGAGATGAGGAGGTGGGAGCGCAGTCACTGGACCCAAAGAATGGAGCGATAAGGGTTTACAGGAGGGAGTTTATTATCGGCTATGAGGTGAGGGTTGGCCGTGAGAAGGACCTGTGGAGAACGGGGTGGTGCCTTCAAAAAGTCGCGGTGCCACGTGTAGTCCAGACGGGTCAGGGAGCAGAAATTATCTAACAGGCGATAAAGCGCATGAAGACCAGTGAAGAATGTGAGCCCTGGCTCGTGGAAAAACACGCGTGTgaagaaaggaggggaggggaggggaagggaggggagggcagaggaggggagggggtgttcaAGTACGTCACAGCGCAAATCCCAGGAAACTGCAGAACTGTGGACAAAAAGCgtcctggttcactgatgtccttaagGAAAGGCAATCTGCCGTCCTCACTTGGTCTGGTCCATAGGTGACTCCCGACTCACCAATGCAGTTCATGAATTTAGGGGCCATTAgagatgcacaataaatgctagTATCCTCACTGACTGCCTCATCCCGTGAAGTATAACGTAAAGAAGGGGGAACGTTGATTCTGTTTGAACAAACACTGATCTGCGGTCTCTCACACTCGGTTATAGACATGACGTAAAATCAGTGGATTCACTGGTCAGCAATTCGTGGAAAGCAATTTCTGGCCACTTGATCCCACCCCGCCTGCCATAGATCCACCAGTGACGGCAACTATCTGAGCCTCGAACTCTGGAATCCAGCCCCACCCCTCGAATCTTTGACTGGCCATTTCTCTTTACAGTTGCTGCCCGactctgggttcctccagcagcttttttgtgaactatcccattttattctccgcacaattccctccagattccaccacccagCCGCCAGACTTTACAGCGGTCAATGtcacctaccgacctgcacatctttgggatggaggaggaaaccggagaccccacgtggtcacgggggagcgtgcaaactccacacagagcagGTTcggattgagcccgggtcgctgcagctgcgaggcagcggctccactTGGTTTTGGATGGTGGAATAAGTTAGTCCagaaggaggatattcagcccatcgagtccgtgctggCTCCTCGTGGAGCCATTTGCATGGAACAGAGATGGAGCAAAGGGAAAGGTGGGAGGGGGCGTACGGGAGGAAACGGGTTGTTACCCAGAGAGCGGGGCTGGCTGCGATTTACTGTGGATGTtgacggggttgggggggggggaggagtgggaaggAGACTGGACAAATCAGAGGCCTTCAAACGGGCATTGGATTGCCCCGgggatggggaaatgggactggtggCACCTCACAGGGGATAGAGCTCTGTCCCAGTTATTCCCTGCCGGCATTTCCAATCCATTCTAATTCTCCCCAATTCAAAACTGTCCGCGTGGCCCTCTGCCTCCTTTTCCCTCGTAAACCTGCCCATGCTCCTCTCACAAACACCGTACTCCACCTCTGCCTGATCGCACTTCAGGGAACGAGGGCTCCCCTGAATTCCAGTGTGTTTCCGCTACTGCCTTATATCCCTGCAGCGGAAACATTCCCACTGCATCCACTCAGTCCAACCCCCTCTGCAGTTAACGCCCTCTGCTCGGTCGCCCACAGTCCtgttctcaagagaaaagagacctGGTCTGTTTATTCTTCCCTAACATGAACAACATTGCACTGTTGGAGTAGCCTCCTTGTAaccctcctcagcaccctcttgGGTGCCTCTGTAGCACTTCAGGATACGATGGACAGAACGGTTCGCCTCACAGTGTGGATCTGACCGAGGCCAGATAGAGGTACAGTGTGACTTCCCTCctttccagttcagtttctgtagAAATAAACCGTAAGTGCTTGTTTTGCATTTATATGAGACCCGAAGCTGCGAATTGTTACAAATCTATTAGTACTCGAGATCCATTAGTTCCCCATCCCAGCCAGGCTCCCACGTCCGAGTAAGACTCCACTGGGACCCAGTATGGATGTGATGGACTGAATGCTCTCCACAGGGAATCTGTGCCTGTTCATGGAAGAgtatcggtaaattggtttattattgtcacatgtaccgaggtgcagtgaaaaactttgttttgcatgccatctgtacagatcatttcatcacatcagtacattgaggtagtacaagagaaaacaataacaatgcagaataaagtgttacagagaaagtacagtgcaggcagacaataaggtgcaaggtcataacgaggtagattcagagctcaagattccatcttattgtactaggggaccgttcgatggtctcataacagcgggatataaTTCTATTGTATTCCATTGGCTGCAGATGACTCGAGGGAGGGTTCTGTGATGTagggggaggggttggaagaAGCAGGCGAGCGCTGCTCCAGATGTGTGTCCCGGGGCTGCGGGTATGGTTCCTGCCAACCAGCCTGGCAATGGACTGACAAGTTTTCGGTTcatcttcttagacagtccctggGGATCCAGGATGACCCAACCCGCATTGCAATCCATATTTGGTGGCTTGGGCGCCTGAGGGGGATATCGTGCGATAAGGTGGAATTCCTGCCTGCCGTTCGCCCGTGCCCCCGCTCACTGCAGCGAGCGTTTGCTCCCCGCGGCGCACTCAGCAAGTCCATGCAGCCGGCAGCGTAAGCGCGCAGAATGGCTTCGGGCCACTCCACGCTCAGTCTGGAGGACGAGCTGAACTGCCCGCTGTGCCGACAGTTGTACTCCGACCCCGTCATCTTGGACTGCGGACACAACTTCTGCCGGGAGTGTATCAGCAAGAAATGGGAGGCGGAGAAGCTAGCGCGGTGCCCCGAATGTGGCCAAACCTTCCGGGACAGCAGCCTCAAGTCCAACCGAGCCCTGGGCAAGCTGGTGAAGAAAAGCCGGAATATCTCCCTCAACCTGAAAGTCAAGGGCAACAAGCCTTACTGTATCGACCACGAAGAGGAGCTCAAACTGTTCTGCGAGACCGACAAGAAGCTCATCTGTGTGATGTGCCTGGACAGGCGGGACGGCCGCAGCCACAAGGCGCACAACTTCATGCTCATCAACGAGGCGGTCGAGATCTACAAGGTAAGACattacaccccctccccacctaacTCCAGAGACTACAAGGAGGCCAGTCGCTTCATCCTGCTCAAGTTTGCTCTTTGTAGAATCAGCTGGGTCTGTTCCCCTGCTCCGTCTTTCCCAATTCCCCTGGAAATGATTCCCCGCGATTGTCCGCTCAGACATTTCTTCTAAGGGTCTGTAAAGCTGGGGTGTTTTAAATTCAGACCTGCGGGTTTGGGTTCCCGCGGCAGAGGGGTCAGTGACTGGGGTACGGAGGCTTACGGCAGTTAGTGACAGGGATAAGAGGGGAGGTGAAACTTCCCCACGGTTAAACAGTCCCGTGATGGGACATTCCCAGTCCCCTGACGAACCCGCAGGGAGCTTGGGACTGGAAATAAACTGAGTTTGTTTTTCTAACTGGCATAcatatgatgggccgaatggtcttatGAGCTATAAGTTTCTAGAATTCTATACAGTGGCGTCTTTCCCCCGCTATAAAAAGTTATGGATTGCAGTCAACCTCACCGTTAACAACACGCGGTCCTACAAAgcctggagaatttaaattcctctgtcCCTCTTCCCTCACATCTGCAGACAGAGTCCCAGACCGTCCACGCTGTCTGGGGAGAAAGGtttctcctcacccctctctccgtATCCTtcacccatcactttaaatcaGTGCCCCTGGTCCGCcagtgggaacagcttccctctgttAACCCCGTCTCTACCCTCCCGGACCCGTCCAGCCCCATCCCATCTCCTCCCAAACTTCTCCTTCCAAGGGGATATGCCCCAGGCTTCTCCAGTCTCCCCCCGGGGCTGAAATCCCTCGTCTTTGGAACCGACCCGGCAACTCTCCCCAGCGCCCTCTCGGGGAGTTTCGCGGATGGTTACAGAATGTTTCTCCCGGAGGGGCTATCCAGAGCCAGGGGCATTGGTTGAGACTATTTGCGGTgcagctggggtggggggggggcggtggattTCTTCTCAGGAGAGTTGTGGAGTTGGAGgcactgagcatattcaaggcgGAGGTGGACAGATTTTGTTCTGCTTGGGGTGTTGGGGGTGATGGAGAATGGAGGGGCATGGAGGTCGGGGAAGTGATGTTGAGGCTAGGATCAGACCAGCCCTAATTCATCGGATGGCGGACCGGCTGGAGGGGCCGACTATGACAAGGACTGGGCGGATGTTGAGCCAGTGCTCACCAGCTTCATTCTGATTACACACCCCATTATGTTGATTTCTCCACTCTGGCTGTAGGACAAGCTGAAGGTGAGCCTCAACACTCTGAAGCAGAAGAAGAACTACTACCAGGAGTTCGAGACGAAGCAGCAGGAGAAGATCACAGAGATCAAGGTAGTATCCTGCTGCTCAAGCTCCGGTCCGGATTGGGATCCGATGCGGGTTTCAAATGGGGTGACTCTGAACGTTGTTCCTCCCGCAGGACCAGTCGAATAAACTGCAGAACCACATCACGAGCGAGTTTTCCAAAATTCGCACCGTTCTGGACGAAAAGCAGCAAAGTCTCTTCAGCGACCTCACGGCGCAAGAGAACGACGTCCTCACCAGGATGGAGACGAACCTTCGCAAAATCCAGGATAACCTGAACCGCACGCAGCAGATGTTGTCCAACGTACAGAAGCGGTTGGAGAACCAGGATGTGTACGCCATGCTGAAGGTTAGCCACTCCCCGCGCCTCGAACGCCCGGCCCGCCCGTTTGTTAGCAGTCCTCTCCAATATCAGGGCTATTTAATTTGTGCAAGTGAAAAGTACGAACCCCGACATGCCAAGATATTCATGTTGTACACAGGGTGATTTCAGTGTGGGGGGAATCTGTCGCCAACCATTGTGAATTTCCAGTAGCTCCTTTCTCAGGACGTCCCGTTGCGGAAGGTGTTTTGTTTAGTTGAAGTTTCAATAGACAAAATTTTATAGGTATGTTTCAGGGTGTGAGAACACAGGGTCCTCTCGGCTCTGAGTAAGGGCTGGAAGAAGCCTTGAGCAAAAGATCCAGGCGTTCGCTCAGCAGTGTCGAGGGGGTGCTGGACTGTAGGAGTCGAAGAGGTGCCGAGGGAGCACCGCACAGtgggagggagctctgcactacTGGAGGTTCCCTACCGAGCGGTTGTTGTTATAAGATCCCTCGGGGCCGTCATGGGGACGGAGAGCCGGGCAGACATGTTGATCAAAATCTATATCTTAATCGAAATGACTAAAATCAGATTAGctggtgtttgtgggatcttgctctgctcaCTGGCTGTGGTAGTATTTGCATTCTAACAATGCGCTCCTTCATTTCCCGTAAATCGCTTTGGGGCGTCTTGAATGGTTCTATAGAAACGCCATCAAATTAGACCCaatgtgtgggtcttcagaggGTTGGGCGTGGGGTGGAGGTAAAGTGGGTGGCTGATAATTGAGCTCCCATTCACTGCTCCGCGCCGCTGAGAACCCTCGGATCTTTGGCGGCTCCTGGTAATGGCCGATTCCTCCGCACTTTCAATATGTTGCGTGATGGGTAGGAACGTGTCTGCCGGAGTCCCCTCGCTCAAACCCACACGGGTCCAAACCGGGCTGGGCTAGGAGATCTTTCCCACTCGTAGAAGCTCGTGTTTTAGTGTTTGTCTGCAACCCACTTATTATCGGTGCCCCTAAGTTAGATCACGTGGAAGTTATTGGCgctcttttgattttcaactccAAACTTGCCGCACTGTCTGCAGACACCCTCAGCAAGGCCTGCGTCCGAACACATGGGGGTATCTGTGCCTCTTCTCAATGTTTAGCTGCACAATTGGCCCATAATAGAAGGCTCGGTTAAATTTACTCTCATCGCGGTCTAGAAGGACGAGAGGTGGCATAAAGGACTGATGAACACTGGGAGGATGTCTCGCCTTGTGAGGGAATCTGGCACTGAAGGTACTGTTTCATAATTAAAGATCGCccatttcagactgagatgaggaggaatttcttctcccagagggacatgtctttggaattctcttccccagagggttgtggaggcggCATCACTGAACATTCTCAAGGCACAGATACAAGTCTTTAGTCTGTTGGGTGCCGAGGGTGACGGGGTACGGGGGGAAAGTGGAGCTAAGACCAAGATCAGATTGGGCCTGATCTTATGAATGGCGGACAAGttggaggggccgaatggctgactcctgctcttgtttctggTGTTTTCGATTGATGTGGTTGGACGGGCTGGGGTTCAGAGTAATTGGAAGGCGCTTCCAATGATTTGGAGCCATTCAGTCCAGCCAGGTAAAATTATAACTCTGCATCCTTCAGATCATTGCTTAACATTTAACAGTATTTGCCACTTATGTAATAGTTCTTCCGTACAAACATTCTTCCCCTGACGTAAGGCTGCACCGTCCTTCGCCCCACTAAGTCCCAGTTTTGTTTCCTCTCCAGGAGGCTCCTCTGGACGACAAGAGGTATGACACTTTCTTCGCCAAAACTGGACGTGCAATAATTAAGCAACAGATTGGAGGAC is a window encoding:
- the LOC127585796 gene encoding zinc-binding protein A33-like, which encodes MASGHSTLSLEDELNCPLCRQLYSDPVILDCGHNFCRECISKKWEAEKLARCPECGQTFRDSSLKSNRALGKLVKKSRNISLNLKVKGNKPYCIDHEEELKLFCETDKKLICVMCLDRRDGRSHKAHNFMLINEAVEIYKDKLKVSLNTLKQKKNYYQEFETKQQEKITEIKDQSNKLQNHITSEFSKIRTVLDEKQQSLFSDLTAQENDVLTRMETNLRKIQDNLNRTQQMLSNVQKRLENQDVYAMLKEAPLDDKSTEDDYHPTIMEGNLPVGIFQGPVQYRVWKEVVDVISPVPAYLTLNPSTAHPRLLLSEDLTVVSYGDVKQDVPDNPERFDTCVCVLGSEAFSSGKHYWEVQVGSKTEWDVGVVKESISRKGHTTATPDAGYWIVWLRNGNEYKATTVPRTRLNVTVKPKAIGVYLDYEGGQVSFYNVDNMTHLYSFLDTFSERLFPYFSPGINDDGDNSEPLKVLPVRCHDE